From the genome of Halobacteriovorax marinus SJ:
CTGGAAAACTTCATCCGTTAGTTATTGGTGGTGGACAAGAAAAAGGTATTCGCGGCGGAACTCAAAACTACCTCGGATATGAAACTCTAGCAGTGGCCCTAGATAGCTTTACTAAAAATGCTGGAAAGTATGAAGACCTTAAAGTTAAAAGACTAGAGTTTGAAAAAGAAATCAAAAAGAGATTTCCTCAAGTTGTTATTCTTGGAGAAGATGCTCCACGAGTTTGCTCAACTACTTATATCTCCTACCCTGGTGTTCACGGTCAGGCCGTTCAAATTGAACTAGAATCATCAGATATTTTTGTTACCACTTCTTCTGCCTGCTCTGACAATGAGCCAGTTACTTCAAAAGTACTAAAGGCCATGGGAGTTAGCGACGAAGTTGGTCGTGGTGTAGTGAGAATAAGTTTAGGACATTGTAGCCCCCTTGAAAGTTATGACAAAATCCTAGAAGCTTTAACTAATGCATATGAAAAATTAGGAAAAATTAAAAGCTACTAGTCATGACTAAAATTCTTATTACGATATTCACATTACTCTATGTAGGGTCTTGTGCCTCCAATCAAGTTCCAACAAAGGTTCTCAGTGAGCCAGATTGGAGTGATGTTGAAGTATTGGAAAATGAGAAGAAAATTACAATCGCCTCTATTAATTATTTCAATAGCTCAATAGCAACTCAAGTAGAGAACTTCGATCAAATCGGAACGATGCGAATTGGCGGTCTCCAATTAATCAAGAAGTATTCCTCAATTCTTAAAGAAAGACTTCCTGATCAGGTTCTGATGCTAAGTGCAGGAGACCTAATTAACGAAAACCAAAAAGGTGGAGTTGATTCAATACTAGACGACTTTGAAAATATTGGCTTCGATGCTTTTCACCTCTCTGAGAGCGAATTAAAAATGCTTTCAATAAAGCAAATTGCTAAGACAAGTAATAGCTTTATTAATTCCAATATTATTGAACTATCAAAGAAGTCCCCTCTTAAATCAAAGAATATAGATAACTACATGGTTAAAACTATAAATGGAGTAAAGGTTGGAGTCATTGCAGTAACAACTTATAAGAATACAGAAGCAAGAAAACATAAATACTTAAACGGCCTTTACTTTGAAGATCCTGTTTATAGTATTCTCAAAATCCATGATCAACTTAAAAGAAAGGGTGTGGAAGTTTTTGTATTAATGATTAAGGGACAGAGAGTTTGTAAAGAGGGTGAATGTACATCTAACAAAGAAGAACTCTCTCAATTAATAAAGCGACTTCCACCAGAGAAAATAGACGTAATTATTGGGTCAGAGCCAGAGCTAATTAATCAAAAAATTGGTGGAATCCCATTCATTCAAAATCTTGGGCAAGGAAAGTACCTAAGTCGTATCGATTTATTCTTTGACACTAAAACGAAGACTATAAACGATAGTAAGACTTTAATGCATTCACCAATTAAGCTTTGTTCCCAGTTTTTTAAGGCAACAAACGATTGTCATATAGAAGATGATTATTACAAAGAAGCAAAAACTGAATTAATAAAAGATAGCCATATGGAATTATCAAGAGCATATTTCTTAGGAATTGAAATTTAATTACACACTAAGATCCCATCTTCTGCACAAATAACTCTAAGATCACTTTCACAAAACCCTGCAGGGCTATCATCGAAACAGAGCTCTCTTGCATCTATTCCACTCCATGCAATACCTCGTGGACATGCAGGTCTCCCCTTTTGTCCACACTTTACAGGGCTACAAACCTTAGAGCCTCCTCCACTACAATTATAGTCGACGACATACTCCCAACCATAGAGGCACTCTCCACAGAAACTCTCTCCCTGGATTTTACAGTCCTTATTTTTCTTCTCACAGAATAGGATTTGATTACTTTCTTTTAGGTCCCAGTCTCCAGGCCACATGGAAGATCTCATCTTCTTGTCTAGATCTCTCGTTACACGCAATCCTTTATTCATGCGATATGTTCCAGAGGAAGAGTACTTAGTCATTTTAGCTTGAGTAAACTCACTACTTCTCATTCTATTTATTAGAGAAAATTCTAGCTCTCTCTTTTCTTTTAAATACTCAAAGCTTAATTTAAAACCAAAGACAGCATTTCTTATGCTTTTTCCTTTAATATGATCGGTTGTAAACTTTACCTTTAGATCATTTATATTCTGTAGTGACATCTCTTCGTTATTTGTAGGTAGCACAGGACAATTCGCTTCCTTCTTTCTAACGACTTGTAAGACACCTACATTTGAGGGTGAAGGAACTCTGTAATTGAGACAGTAACTCTTGGACTCTAATAGATTCTGCCAACTACCTACAGGTCTAGAAATAGGATCTCCATTTACAAAAGATGAATTCCACTTAAAGTCCTCTTCAAAGCTGAGTTTAATTTTTAGAAAATTTTCAAAGTTCTCAACCTTCTCTTTGTCTTTATAAAAGTAGTGCTCACATGAGCTAGTAATCAAAGTAAGGATAAGAATAAATAGAACTCTACTCATACATATTCCTCATACATCGAAAACCAATCTCTAAACTTCTTCCATCAACTCCTGCAGGCTTTTCCTTTTTCCAATCTATATTCTTATCGAGGTGAGCCACACCATCCCAGTAGAGCTTCTCTCCCAACATATGGACGCTACTCTGAGCAGGAAAATAGAAGCTTGATGCTCTTAAGTTTTCCTTGGGCTCTAAACTATTTTCATATGCCTCAAAAGGGCCTCCCATAACTTGAAATATTCCACTCCAACTTGATGACTTTGTCATATGAGAGATGAAAGGTGTGACTTCAAAGCAATCTTGAACATAGGCCTTTTCGCAGTCAAATTTAGTTAATGGTAAATCAGAATCTCTTTTCATCTTAAAGAGAAATGAATCTCCACTTCTTCTTGTCCATGGGTAATCGTAGCGAATCAGCGTTCTTCCCGCTTTATCTGAAGATCCTGATGGATAGAAGCTCGCCGCCTCTACGACCTGTGCGCTGGCAAGACTCTTTCCTTTAAAGGCACAATACTTTTTCATTTCATCTAGAGAGAGAAAGACTGATGGTCTCTCTAGTGGAAATTTCTTTTCAATATTTAAACCTAGAGTCTCGATCCATTCATTTACTTCTCTATTCGTTACTAAGAATTTATCCACATAAATATTTCGATTAAAGTTATCCCATGTCCAATCAAATTTTCTCTTTGGAGATGTTTTAGTTTTATATCCATAAGATTTTCTAGGAAGGTAAGTGTCTCGACATGTATCCTCTAAATCAATATTGTAAACTGAATCATCCAACTGAACTTGAACTCGAAGTGAAAAGGCAGAAATATTTTCTTCTAAAGAGTTCTGTCTAGATAGTACTGAATAGTACTTTCCCTTTGAATTTTTAATAATACCTAATGAAGAATTATTTTCTAAATAGCAATTTAGAAATTCACTATTACATTTAGAATAGGAGATATCGACAATATCTTTAAGTTGAAGATCGGGACAATACTTTCCAATATCTTTCCACTCACTACTGGTAGCCCCTTCCTCCCACTTTTGAGAAATTTTTTTAGAGGTATCCAGTACACGTTCAATAACCTGAACTTCCCTCTCAAGTTTCTTCTTTCTCTCAAGACTCTTCCACCTCAAAATGGCCACAATGACACCAAATACAACAAGCATCATTACTAGAGTGAAAAGAATGGTCTTTACTTTTTTCATAAAACCTTTTTTACAGGACTTAAATGCCATCTGGCCTTATAATTATATAGAGGCTTTTATAGTAAATAAAGGTCAGAATAAGTTTGATGGGGGACCAATGGATTGGTTAGAAGAAGCAAATCAAAAAGATTCACACAGTGAAGTTCATTCATTTAGAGACTATATGGATATCTTTCACAAATATCCAATTAGAGAGACTAGACCAACATATAAGTACCTCCTCGATATGGTACATAGCTATGGACAAGATACAGATGGGAACTACAAAGTTTTCCAACATAAGTATCCTGACTCTCCCCCTGTCTATGGCCAAAAAAGAACACAACGTGCCCTTATCGAAAATCTAGAGAACTTCGAAAAAGAAGGTGTAAATAATAAATTCATACTCTTAGTTGGTCCAAATGGATCGTCTAAATCAAGTCTTGTTAGACAATTTATGAAAGGTGCTGAGTCCTATTCTAAAAAAGACGAAGGTGTGCTCTATTCTTTTAGTTGGATCTTTCCAATTGATAATTACATTAAGGGAAATCTTGGATTCTCTTCAGATAGAACAAATAGAGACTTAAATACTTATGCCTATCTAGAAGACAAAGATATTTCTGCCATTCTTGGAAGTGAGTTAAAAGATCACCCGCTCCTACTTATTCCTAAAGAGTATAGACAAGAAATTTTAAATGATACCCTCGCCAAAGATCCTTCTCACCTTGAGATGGTCAAGAAGTCATATATTTATAAGAGTGACCTCTCTAAGAGAAATAGAATGATCTATGATGCCCTCTTAAAGAATTATAAGGGAAAACATACTGAAGTCTTAAAGCATATTAGAGTAGAGAGAATACTAATCTCCAAGAGATACTCAGCGAGTGCAGTTACAATTGAGCCACAATTACATGTAGATGCTAAACTTCAACAGATTACCATGGATAAGAGACTAGCTAGTCTACCTCCTTCACTTCAATGTCTAAACCTCTTCTCAATGCAAGGTGAAGTCGTTTTAGCGAACAGAGGTATCCTAGAATATTCAGATTTACTTAAAAGACCACTAGATACATATAAGTACTTACTTATGACAATGGAAACTGGAAGTATTAATCTTCAAGGTATACTTACTCAACTTGATATCTTCTTTGTTGGAACGAGTAATGAAATTCATCTTGCGGCCTTCAAACAGCATCCAGACTTCAATTCTTTCAAAGGAAGAATTAACTTTATTAGAGTGCCATACTTATTGAATTACAAAGATGAAATGAATATTTATCAAGAACAGGTAGAGGGACTCAAGAGTAACTCTGTCTTTGAGCCTCATGCACTTGAAGCATTCTGTCTCTTTGCAATTATGACAAGACTTAGATGTAGCCAGACGAAACACTTTGAGAACTCTAAGCTGGCCAAGATTGCAACGACACTTAGTCCTCTTGAGAAAGCAAAACTCTATGCCATTGAAGAGTTACCAGAAAATCTAGACTCAGAAGAGAAACAAATTCTTAAACTTGGAAGAGTTGATATCCAAGCTGAGTTTGAAAATGAAAATCTTTATGAAGGGAAATTTGGTATTTCACCTAGAGATATGAAGAATATTCTCTATAAGATTACTTCTAAGCATGAAACCATTACATTTGTAGAAGTTATTGATTACCTCTATAAATTGATTCAGAAGAAGAATAATTACGACTTCTTAAATATGACTCCTCAAGGAGACTTTCACCACCCAGCGAGATTTATAGCTCTAATTAAAGAAGAGTGCCTAAATCGCTTTGACCGTGAATTCAGAGAAAGTCTTGGCCTAGTTGATGATAGATCATACGAAGATTACTTAAAGAGATATATTGAGAATGTTAACGCTCTTATTAAGGGCGAGAGAATTAAAAATATTATCACTGGAAAGTATGAAGAAGCAGATGATTACTTTATCAAGGAATTTGAGCAGAGTATAAACCTTAATGAGTCATCTGATTCATTTAGATCACACCTTATCTCAAAACTTGGAGCTTGGTACCTAGATAATCCTGGAAAACAAATTATCTATAACGAAGTTTTTCCAGATATTGTTGAAAGATTGCAAGAGTCATTTAGAGTTGAGCAAAAAAAGGTCATTGTAGAAATCTCTAAACACCTTGTTTTCTTTGAGAAGGAAATCTCAACAGCAGAGGATGAAGATGCTAAAACTCCCCTATCTGATGCCAATAGAAATCAAATAAGAAAAGTTTTAGATAACCTCATTGAGAATTATAGTTATTCACAAAACGGGGCACTTGCGCTAATAAAGTTCATTATAAAAGAGCGTTATTAACAAATAGGCCGTAAATGCCAATTATTGAAAAAACTTTTGAAAGTGAGAAATACACCGCAGTCTATCTTGTTGAAGAAGAACACGATGGAATGCGGCTTGATCAGTATCTTCAAATCTATCTGGCCAGTTGGTCTAGAGAGCAAGTCAAAAAAAAGATTGCTGGTGGTGATATCTTAATCAAAGGTCGCCCGGGAAAGCATAGGCCATCCACAAAAATATATACAAGAGATATCATTACTCTCGTCACTGTAAAAACAGAACATGAAGACGAGTACTGGAATGGAGAATTACTAGAGCTTGAACTTAAGCCAAGTATTATCTTTGAAGATGATGAATTAATTATCATCTCTAAACCACCCTATATGTCTACTCATCCAACAGGTAAGCACCTATTTAATTGTGCGACTGTATACTTTGAATCACTCTACAAGAAAACAGTTCATTCTATTCATAGACTAGACAGAGAAACATCAGGTGTTCTTATGCTTGCAAAGACACCAAAGTGTGCTCAGAGCATGACTGACTGCTTTGAAAAAGACTTAGTTAGAAAGTGCTACTTTTTTATTGCTTATAATAAATCTTGGAATGGAGAGCAGAGCTTTGAGGACAATCATCGCCTAGGTGCTAGTGAGGAAGGGCTAAAGCGAGTCTATATTAACCATTTCCCAAAAGAGTCTAGCGAAGGAAAGAGCGCAAGAACTCTCTTTAGAGTCATTCATAGTGAAGGTGATTACGTTCTTGGACTAGCCTTCCCTATCACTGGAAGACAGCACCAGATTAGAGTTCACGCGATGATTAATGGGCTTCCTCTAGTTGGTGACAAGCTCTACTTAGGAAACTTTAAAA
Proteins encoded in this window:
- a CDS encoding bifunctional UDP-sugar hydrolase/5'-nucleotidase; amino-acid sequence: MTKILITIFTLLYVGSCASNQVPTKVLSEPDWSDVEVLENEKKITIASINYFNSSIATQVENFDQIGTMRIGGLQLIKKYSSILKERLPDQVLMLSAGDLINENQKGGVDSILDDFENIGFDAFHLSESELKMLSIKQIAKTSNSFINSNIIELSKKSPLKSKNIDNYMVKTINGVKVGVIAVTTYKNTEARKHKYLNGLYFEDPVYSILKIHDQLKRKGVEVFVLMIKGQRVCKEGECTSNKEELSQLIKRLPPEKIDVIIGSEPELINQKIGGIPFIQNLGQGKYLSRIDLFFDTKTKTINDSKTLMHSPIKLCSQFFKATNDCHIEDDYYKEAKTELIKDSHMELSRAYFLGIEI
- a CDS encoding serine protein kinase PrkA translates to MDWLEEANQKDSHSEVHSFRDYMDIFHKYPIRETRPTYKYLLDMVHSYGQDTDGNYKVFQHKYPDSPPVYGQKRTQRALIENLENFEKEGVNNKFILLVGPNGSSKSSLVRQFMKGAESYSKKDEGVLYSFSWIFPIDNYIKGNLGFSSDRTNRDLNTYAYLEDKDISAILGSELKDHPLLLIPKEYRQEILNDTLAKDPSHLEMVKKSYIYKSDLSKRNRMIYDALLKNYKGKHTEVLKHIRVERILISKRYSASAVTIEPQLHVDAKLQQITMDKRLASLPPSLQCLNLFSMQGEVVLANRGILEYSDLLKRPLDTYKYLLMTMETGSINLQGILTQLDIFFVGTSNEIHLAAFKQHPDFNSFKGRINFIRVPYLLNYKDEMNIYQEQVEGLKSNSVFEPHALEAFCLFAIMTRLRCSQTKHFENSKLAKIATTLSPLEKAKLYAIEELPENLDSEEKQILKLGRVDIQAEFENENLYEGKFGISPRDMKNILYKITSKHETITFVEVIDYLYKLIQKKNNYDFLNMTPQGDFHHPARFIALIKEECLNRFDREFRESLGLVDDRSYEDYLKRYIENVNALIKGERIKNIITGKYEEADDYFIKEFEQSINLNESSDSFRSHLISKLGAWYLDNPGKQIIYNEVFPDIVERLQESFRVEQKKVIVEISKHLVFFEKEISTAEDEDAKTPLSDANRNQIRKVLDNLIENYSYSQNGALALIKFIIKERY
- a CDS encoding pseudouridine synthase, whose protein sequence is MPIIEKTFESEKYTAVYLVEEEHDGMRLDQYLQIYLASWSREQVKKKIAGGDILIKGRPGKHRPSTKIYTRDIITLVTVKTEHEDEYWNGELLELELKPSIIFEDDELIIISKPPYMSTHPTGKHLFNCATVYFESLYKKTVHSIHRLDRETSGVLMLAKTPKCAQSMTDCFEKDLVRKCYFFIAYNKSWNGEQSFEDNHRLGASEEGLKRVYINHFPKESSEGKSARTLFRVIHSEGDYVLGLAFPITGRQHQIRVHAMINGLPLVGDKLYLGNFKMFQRFKDNIATKEDHDLMEISRHALHAIALRAPYKGEEKVFSSHIPKDLQEWITTNMTIDLNHLQEQLEEEIQNYFNKESR